The proteins below come from a single uncultured Dethiosulfovibrio sp. genomic window:
- a CDS encoding aspartate kinase, with protein MALVVQKYGGSSVATADHIKAVAAKVAERVQSGDRLAVVVSAMGDTTDDLIALAGSVSSTPSPREMDMLLSTGEQTSAALLAMALQDMGISAVSLNAFQLGIATDGRYSDARIVDLDLTGLKERLKTAEVAVITGFQGISPGGDITTLGRGGSDTSAIAIAAKLEVRCEIYSDVEGIYTCDPRMVPEAKKLSHVVYDEMLEMAAMGAKVLHSRGVEIAKKYEVELYCGSTFSDKEGTMVVSALPEWLEQPVVTGIAVDMDQMKVTVENLPDGVDLLTRLFGCLAADGVNVDMISTVSAGGRTSITFSVVSGHICQVRTSVRQSLEGIEDWTLSDDEAVAKVSAVGVGMKTSSGVAARFFSALDGAEVEVLCTTTSEIKISVLVPRDQATAAAKALVSEFDRKESD; from the coding sequence ATGGCCCTGGTGGTCCAGAAATACGGCGGTTCGTCGGTTGCCACGGCGGATCACATAAAGGCGGTTGCCGCAAAGGTGGCGGAAAGGGTCCAGTCAGGAGATAGGCTGGCGGTGGTGGTCTCAGCCATGGGGGACACCACCGACGATCTTATAGCCCTGGCGGGGAGTGTAAGCTCCACGCCGAGCCCGAGGGAGATGGATATGCTCCTGTCCACAGGGGAGCAGACCTCAGCGGCACTGCTCGCCATGGCCCTTCAGGATATGGGGATATCGGCGGTATCGCTGAACGCCTTCCAGTTAGGTATAGCCACCGACGGGAGATACTCCGACGCCCGAATCGTCGATCTGGACCTAACCGGGCTGAAAGAGAGGCTTAAAACCGCCGAGGTGGCGGTGATTACCGGATTTCAGGGGATATCCCCAGGAGGGGATATAACCACATTAGGACGGGGGGGGTCGGACACCTCCGCCATAGCCATAGCGGCCAAACTGGAGGTCCGCTGCGAGATATACAGCGACGTCGAGGGCATATATACCTGCGACCCCAGGATGGTCCCGGAGGCAAAGAAGCTGTCCCACGTGGTTTACGACGAAATGCTTGAGATGGCCGCTATGGGCGCCAAGGTGCTTCACTCCAGAGGTGTGGAGATAGCCAAAAAATATGAGGTGGAGCTCTACTGCGGTTCCACCTTCTCGGACAAGGAGGGAACTATGGTGGTCAGCGCACTTCCAGAGTGGTTGGAACAGCCGGTGGTGACAGGTATAGCGGTGGATATGGATCAGATGAAGGTGACAGTGGAGAACCTCCCCGACGGGGTGGACCTTCTGACTAGGCTTTTCGGCTGTCTCGCCGCCGACGGGGTGAACGTGGACATGATTTCCACCGTATCCGCCGGAGGCAGGACCTCCATAACCTTCTCGGTGGTGTCGGGCCACATATGTCAGGTCAGGACCTCGGTCCGCCAGAGCCTTGAGGGCATAGAGGACTGGACCCTGTCCGACGACGAGGCGGTCGCCAAGGTGTCGGCGGTAGGGGTTGGCATGAAGACCAGTTCCGGCGTTGCCGCCCGGTTCTTCTCCGCCCTGGACGGTGCGGAGGTGGAGGTCCTCTGCACCACCACATCGGAGATAAAGATATCTGTTCTGGTACCAAGGGATCAGGCTACCGCCGCCGCTAAGGCACTGGTGTCCGAGTTCGACCGCAAGGAATCGGACTGA
- a CDS encoding aminotransferase class III-fold pyridoxal phosphate-dependent enzyme: protein MLAPLYGPLPLAVERAEGVEIFTDKGVFLDCYAGIGVMAMGHSYPPSVKAVAEKSRRYMHLSNYFQDPDGLRMAKSLLALDGRDGQVAYTNSGAEATEAAIKAVKVLRPGKTVSFRGNFHGRTCGALSLTWGPTIRKPFEPLLGDIVFLPQSGDSLRDFCQANDVSAVFLETFQGNSGVIPCPEDLADAIRELHQEGRFLLVADEIQSGIGRTGKGYGYQHYGLKPDLVTLGKGIGGGLPLGALMAFGHSPFKQGDHGSTFAPNPVALAAGLPVVEAMTDDFLAEVTKKGERLRKGLVGLPWVNSVRGAGLMIGALTDYAPGVSKMAFEKGILLNVAGGAIRFLPALNISDENIDRILEALRFSL, encoded by the coding sequence ATGCTGGCCCCTCTATACGGTCCTCTGCCTCTGGCGGTGGAAAGGGCGGAGGGAGTGGAGATATTCACCGATAAAGGGGTTTTTCTCGACTGCTACGCCGGAATAGGGGTCATGGCTATGGGCCATTCCTATCCTCCTTCGGTGAAGGCGGTGGCGGAGAAGTCCCGCCGTTATATGCACCTCTCAAACTACTTTCAGGACCCCGATGGTCTGAGGATGGCCAAGTCCCTCCTGGCCCTTGACGGAAGGGACGGCCAGGTCGCCTACACCAACTCAGGGGCGGAAGCCACCGAAGCGGCCATAAAGGCGGTAAAGGTCTTAAGACCTGGAAAGACGGTGTCGTTCAGGGGCAACTTTCACGGCAGGACCTGCGGGGCCCTGTCTCTGACCTGGGGCCCTACTATCCGAAAACCTTTCGAGCCACTGTTAGGCGACATAGTGTTTCTGCCTCAAAGCGGCGACAGCCTAAGGGACTTCTGCCAGGCCAACGACGTCTCGGCGGTGTTTCTGGAGACCTTTCAGGGAAACAGCGGAGTCATCCCCTGCCCGGAGGATCTGGCTGATGCCATAAGAGAGCTACACCAAGAGGGACGATTCCTGCTGGTGGCCGACGAGATCCAGTCGGGCATAGGCAGGACAGGGAAGGGATACGGCTATCAGCACTACGGCCTTAAGCCCGACCTGGTGACCTTGGGAAAGGGAATCGGTGGAGGGCTGCCCCTTGGGGCATTGATGGCCTTCGGTCACAGTCCCTTCAAACAGGGCGATCACGGCTCCACTTTCGCTCCCAACCCTGTGGCCTTAGCGGCAGGACTGCCGGTAGTGGAGGCCATGACCGATGACTTTCTGGCGGAGGTGACGAAGAAGGGCGAGAGGCTTCGCAAGGGCCTTGTCGGGCTTCCCTGGGTCAACTCGGTGCGGGGAGCTGGCCTGATGATAGGGGCTCTAACCGACTACGCTCCAGGGGTCTCCAAGATGGCCTTCGAGAAGGGGATCCTGCTGAACGTAGCGGGGGGAGCCATAAGGTTCCTGCCTGCTCTGAACATCTCCGACGAGAATATAGACCGCATACTGGAGGCCCTCAGGTTCTCCCTCTAG
- a CDS encoding dihydrodipicolinate reductase C-terminal domain-containing protein: MKYGIVGSSGRMGRELIEVFGPENCVATISLEDETVLESPEVVVDFSRPEALKRTLEVCREYRSALVLGTTALTEDHMAQVKELAQSVAVVQGYNFSLGIGVLRMILRQYAPALSEWDVEISETHHVHKVDAPSGTAITLKKEVGRDCPTHSLRMGGVPGDHSVSFANEGEVLTLTHRAISRKVFAMGALQAAKFALRQQSGLYDFEEVVSCALKR; the protein is encoded by the coding sequence ATGAAGTACGGCATAGTGGGATCCTCCGGCCGGATGGGCCGGGAGCTTATAGAGGTGTTCGGACCGGAGAACTGCGTGGCCACCATATCCCTGGAGGACGAGACTGTTCTTGAATCTCCGGAGGTCGTGGTGGATTTCTCCAGGCCTGAGGCTCTGAAGAGAACTCTGGAGGTCTGTCGTGAATACCGTTCCGCCTTAGTTCTGGGGACAACAGCCCTCACAGAGGATCACATGGCCCAGGTCAAGGAGCTCGCCCAGTCGGTGGCGGTGGTCCAGGGATATAACTTTTCCCTCGGGATAGGGGTGCTCAGGATGATACTGAGACAATACGCCCCGGCCCTGTCGGAGTGGGACGTTGAGATATCCGAGACCCACCACGTTCACAAGGTGGACGCACCATCCGGGACGGCCATCACCCTAAAGAAGGAGGTCGGGAGGGACTGCCCGACCCACTCCCTAAGGATGGGAGGGGTTCCAGGGGACCACTCGGTGAGCTTCGCCAACGAAGGCGAGGTCCTCACCCTGACCCACCGGGCCATCTCCCGAAAGGTATTCGCCATGGGGGCCCTCCAGGCCGCCAAGTTCGCCCTTAGGCAACAGTCCGGGCTTTACGATTTTGAGGAGGTAGTTTCATGCGCACTGAAGAGGTAA
- the dapD gene encoding 2,3,4,5-tetrahydropyridine-2,6-dicarboxylate N-acetyltransferase — MRTEEVIRLIKESVKKTPVTVYVSGNLEDISWGELRFVGGKDFGVIRGDKALVESVLEANKESLKDFEMVVEARNSAVPMADLTRYEARIEPGAIIRDMVEIGKGAVIMMGAVINIGAVIGEGTMIDMNAVLGGRATVGKNCHIGAGAVLAGVIEPPSAMPVVIGDDVMVGANAVIFEGVQVGAGAVVAAGAIVTKDVPPGVVVAGIPAKVIKNVDDQTADKTRIVADLREL, encoded by the coding sequence ATGCGCACTGAAGAGGTAATCCGTCTCATAAAGGAGTCGGTAAAGAAGACCCCCGTCACTGTCTACGTATCAGGCAATCTTGAGGACATCTCATGGGGAGAACTCCGCTTCGTGGGAGGCAAAGACTTCGGCGTGATCCGAGGGGACAAGGCCCTTGTGGAGTCGGTCCTTGAGGCCAATAAAGAGTCCTTAAAGGACTTTGAGATGGTCGTGGAGGCCAGAAACTCCGCCGTTCCTATGGCGGACCTGACCCGTTACGAGGCCAGAATCGAGCCAGGTGCCATCATCAGGGATATGGTTGAGATAGGCAAAGGCGCGGTAATCATGATGGGAGCGGTCATAAACATCGGGGCCGTCATAGGCGAGGGGACCATGATCGACATGAACGCCGTCCTAGGCGGCAGGGCCACGGTGGGAAAAAACTGCCACATCGGTGCCGGTGCGGTCCTAGCGGGGGTCATCGAACCCCCCAGCGCCATGCCGGTGGTTATCGGCGATGACGTCATGGTGGGAGCCAACGCCGTAATCTTCGAGGGAGTCCAGGTCGGAGCCGGTGCGGTGGTAGCCGCAGGAGCGATAGTGACGAAAGACGTCCCTCCAGGGGTTGTTGTCGCTGGAATCCCAGCTAAAGTGATCAAAAACGTCGACGATCAGACCGCCGACAAGACCCGCATCGTGGCGGACCTCAGGGAGCTTTAA
- the dapA gene encoding 4-hydroxy-tetrahydrodipicolinate synthase, whose translation MFRGTGTALITPFNEGAFDEAAYRKFIDFQIEGGVDALIVLGTTGEAPSVTEEERARIISCAISHSNGRVPVIVGTGSNSTAHTVSMSVQAQELGANGVLVVTPYYNKPTQEGLHLHFKTVAQSLSIPVIVYNVPGRTGCNILPETVARLLDIPNIVGIKEASGDMAQVDLLIRLVKPVRPDFMVYSGNDDQAFHLVCSGGDGIISVLSNVAPREMSFMVDRILAGELDEARDEHLRLFPLMKGLFVESNPIPVKYGVAKLGYCTEEIRLPLTMASQSTKDRVGKDMEELGIMR comes from the coding sequence ATGTTCAGAGGCACCGGCACAGCGCTTATAACCCCCTTTAACGAAGGGGCTTTCGATGAGGCAGCCTATCGTAAATTCATCGACTTTCAGATAGAGGGAGGGGTGGACGCCCTAATCGTATTGGGGACCACAGGAGAGGCCCCCTCTGTGACAGAAGAGGAGAGAGCACGGATAATATCCTGCGCAATCTCCCACTCGAATGGCAGGGTTCCTGTCATAGTCGGGACCGGCAGCAATTCCACAGCCCACACCGTCTCCATGAGCGTTCAGGCCCAGGAGCTAGGGGCCAACGGGGTGCTGGTGGTGACACCCTACTACAACAAGCCAACCCAGGAGGGACTGCACCTCCACTTCAAGACAGTGGCCCAATCCCTTTCAATCCCGGTTATAGTCTACAACGTCCCTGGCAGGACGGGGTGCAACATACTCCCCGAGACCGTCGCCAGGCTTCTGGATATACCTAACATAGTCGGAATAAAAGAGGCCAGCGGCGACATGGCCCAGGTGGATCTGCTCATCCGGCTGGTCAAGCCAGTCCGTCCCGACTTTATGGTCTACTCGGGCAACGACGACCAGGCTTTCCATCTGGTGTGCAGCGGAGGGGACGGGATAATCTCGGTGCTGTCCAACGTTGCCCCGAGGGAGATGTCCTTCATGGTGGACCGGATACTGGCGGGAGAGCTTGACGAGGCCAGAGACGAGCACCTGAGGCTGTTCCCCCTCATGAAGGGCCTTTTCGTCGAGAGCAACCCTATACCGGTCAAATACGGTGTCGCAAAGCTCGGCTACTGCACCGAGGAGATCCGACTGCCCCTGACGATGGCATCCCAGTCGACCAAGGACAGAGTGGGCAAGGATATGGAAGAGTTGGGGATCATGAGATGA
- a CDS encoding M20 family metallopeptidase has product MDTMVQARGIGEWLTEVRREIHRSPGLDFDLEQTASTVERELDSMGVPHRRFVGTGVGAWIEGTGPGPTVVIRADMDALAIQEETGLTFSSEYPGRMHACGHDGHTACALGAAKIISARKDFRGKVIFAFQPAEETSGGAKPMIDDGLLEGEKVLAALALHVNPSLPTGTIGINPGKAMAASDMFDLVIRGEGCHGAEPHRGIDALAIACQTVTALQQIVSRRTDPVDSAVLTVGTIHGGRGRNVVASEIRMEGIIRTVDRELRERLRTEVRTVAEEVPRAMGASGEISFVQGYPPLINDPRVCCVVSSCARGILGDKGVVPIDRPSMGVDDFAYFAELFPSCYFTLGIEDRTKGRAAPLHSPYFDLDEGALPIGAAILAKSVVRLLSEGLPR; this is encoded by the coding sequence ATGGATACTATGGTTCAGGCAAGAGGTATAGGCGAATGGCTCACCGAGGTCCGCAGGGAGATCCATAGGTCCCCTGGGCTCGACTTCGATCTGGAGCAGACCGCGTCCACCGTGGAGAGGGAGTTGGATTCCATGGGCGTACCTCACCGCCGTTTCGTCGGAACAGGAGTGGGGGCGTGGATAGAGGGTACTGGCCCTGGCCCTACGGTGGTCATAAGGGCCGACATGGATGCCCTGGCCATACAGGAGGAGACTGGATTGACCTTCTCGTCGGAATACCCCGGCAGGATGCACGCCTGTGGACACGACGGCCACACCGCCTGTGCCCTAGGGGCGGCTAAAATAATCTCAGCAAGAAAGGACTTCAGGGGAAAGGTGATATTCGCCTTCCAGCCAGCGGAGGAGACTTCCGGAGGAGCCAAGCCAATGATAGACGACGGCCTGCTGGAGGGGGAAAAAGTCCTTGCCGCCCTGGCGCTCCACGTAAACCCATCCCTGCCCACCGGAACTATCGGTATCAATCCCGGCAAGGCCATGGCGGCTTCCGATATGTTCGACCTGGTCATAAGGGGAGAGGGATGTCACGGTGCGGAGCCACACAGAGGGATTGATGCCCTGGCGATCGCCTGTCAGACCGTTACCGCACTTCAACAGATCGTCAGCAGGAGGACCGACCCGGTCGACTCGGCGGTCCTCACCGTGGGAACCATTCACGGCGGAAGGGGCAGAAACGTGGTGGCCTCGGAGATAAGGATGGAGGGGATTATCAGGACGGTGGACAGGGAGCTTAGGGAGAGATTGAGGACGGAGGTCAGAACCGTTGCGGAGGAAGTTCCTCGGGCTATGGGAGCCTCCGGGGAGATATCCTTCGTCCAGGGATATCCGCCCCTTATAAACGATCCCAGGGTGTGCTGCGTGGTCTCCTCCTGTGCCAGGGGGATCCTAGGCGACAAGGGAGTAGTGCCTATTGACCGACCCTCGATGGGCGTCGACGACTTTGCCTACTTCGCCGAGCTCTTCCCGTCGTGTTACTTCACCCTAGGGATAGAGGACAGGACAAAAGGGAGGGCCGCCCCTCTCCACAGTCCATACTTTGACCTGGACGAGGGGGCCCTCCCTATCGGTGCGGCAATACTGGCCAAATCGGTGGTGAGGTTGCTCAGTGAGGGCCTTCCCCGCTGA
- a CDS encoding ABC transporter ATP-binding protein: MAVSLQLSKIAKTFVKDNVPFHAVKELDLDVKGGELVTFLGPSGCGKTTTLRMVAGFETPTSGRILIDGQDVTDVMVNKRHIGFVFQNYALFPHMTVGDNVAYGLRMRNESAKDIKTKVAQGLEMVGLSQVEKRYPNQLSGGEQQRVALARVLVMRPKVLLMDEPLSNLDAKLRIHMRTEIRRIQKQLDITCLYVTHDQKEALTMADRIMVMNKGQVEQIGTPFQIYTAPESTFVADFIGQANILEGILDDLDGLTSRISTGGSNLSARLLEGKSYRKGEKVSLVLRPETLSLSQAGGLLGGTVTQVVFSGDRMEYTLRLGDGQSLLAMENFYPGIKVWREGDSVDLSFDPSLVVALP, translated from the coding sequence ATGGCCGTATCTCTTCAACTCAGCAAGATAGCCAAGACTTTCGTAAAGGACAACGTACCCTTTCACGCCGTCAAGGAGCTGGATCTGGACGTAAAGGGAGGGGAATTGGTCACCTTCTTAGGGCCCTCGGGCTGCGGAAAGACCACCACCCTCAGGATGGTCGCCGGTTTTGAGACTCCTACGTCGGGGAGGATACTCATAGACGGCCAGGACGTAACCGACGTAATGGTGAACAAAAGACACATCGGTTTTGTCTTCCAGAACTACGCCCTCTTTCCCCACATGACCGTCGGGGACAACGTGGCCTACGGCCTCAGGATGAGGAACGAGTCAGCGAAGGACATAAAGACGAAAGTCGCCCAGGGGCTGGAGATGGTGGGGCTGTCCCAGGTGGAGAAACGTTACCCCAACCAGCTCTCCGGCGGGGAGCAGCAGAGAGTGGCCTTGGCGAGGGTGCTGGTTATGAGGCCGAAGGTCCTCCTAATGGACGAGCCTCTCTCAAACCTGGACGCCAAGCTCCGTATCCACATGAGGACCGAGATAAGGAGGATCCAGAAGCAGCTGGACATAACCTGTCTCTACGTTACCCACGATCAGAAAGAGGCCCTGACCATGGCGGACCGAATAATGGTCATGAACAAGGGCCAGGTGGAGCAGATAGGGACACCCTTCCAGATATACACCGCACCGGAGAGCACCTTCGTGGCGGACTTCATAGGTCAGGCCAACATACTCGAGGGGATCTTGGACGACCTGGACGGCCTGACCTCTCGGATATCCACCGGAGGCAGTAACCTGTCTGCCAGGCTCCTTGAGGGCAAGAGCTATCGGAAAGGAGAGAAGGTCTCACTGGTCCTTCGTCCTGAGACCTTGTCTCTCTCCCAAGCAGGAGGGCTTCTGGGAGGTACGGTGACCCAGGTCGTCTTCAGCGGCGACAGAATGGAGTACACCCTTAGGCTCGGCGACGGCCAGTCCCTCCTGGCCATGGAGAACTTCTACCCAGGCATAAAGGTCTGGCGGGAGGGAGACTCGGTGGACCTGTCCTTCGACCCCTCCTTAGTGGTGGCATTGCCCTAG
- a CDS encoding ABC transporter substrate-binding protein: MRKQVKSIAVACLVALGLTSMATYGEARTLRAYTIWSERYAKAIFDAFTADTGVKVQWIRFSSGELQARLEAEKANPQVDVVFGNMAEAFVDGTAKGLFEAYSPKGSEVIPAEFKDKESYWTGVALGPICFMTNRQFLKDKGLEAPASWEDLLNPAYGKKLQMADARTSGTAMYRILSLVQAMGEEKAFQYQVKLDSSVQTYTKSGAGGALPVARGQAAGGIFFLVDGLEMVQKGYDVVISYPKEGVVAGVEAMALVAGAKDPDLGREFLDWASSERMQRLYGENEINLIPTNPNVPPAGEELDITAIKILPLDIVWAGENRERLVKRWVEEVVR, from the coding sequence GTGAGGAAGCAAGTAAAAAGCATCGCCGTTGCCTGTCTGGTGGCCCTGGGGCTGACCTCAATGGCCACCTACGGTGAGGCCAGGACCCTACGGGCCTACACCATCTGGTCCGAGCGTTACGCCAAGGCCATCTTCGATGCCTTCACCGCCGATACAGGGGTAAAAGTGCAGTGGATCCGGTTCTCCTCCGGCGAGCTTCAGGCCAGGCTGGAGGCGGAGAAGGCTAACCCCCAGGTGGACGTGGTGTTCGGGAACATGGCGGAGGCCTTCGTGGATGGCACGGCGAAAGGCCTTTTCGAGGCCTATTCGCCTAAGGGGTCGGAGGTCATACCGGCGGAGTTCAAGGACAAAGAGAGCTACTGGACCGGCGTGGCCCTTGGGCCCATATGCTTCATGACCAACCGACAGTTTCTCAAGGACAAGGGCCTTGAGGCCCCGGCCTCCTGGGAGGACCTCCTGAACCCCGCCTACGGCAAAAAGCTCCAGATGGCTGACGCCAGGACCTCCGGAACCGCCATGTACCGTATACTCAGTCTGGTACAGGCCATGGGCGAGGAAAAAGCCTTCCAATATCAGGTCAAGCTGGACTCGTCGGTACAGACCTACACCAAAAGCGGAGCCGGTGGAGCCCTTCCGGTGGCTAGGGGTCAGGCGGCAGGGGGGATATTCTTCCTGGTGGATGGTCTTGAGATGGTCCAAAAGGGATACGATGTTGTGATAAGCTATCCTAAAGAGGGAGTCGTCGCTGGGGTGGAGGCCATGGCGTTGGTGGCAGGGGCGAAAGACCCCGACCTGGGAAGGGAGTTTCTCGACTGGGCCTCAAGCGAGAGGATGCAGAGGCTTTACGGCGAGAACGAGATAAACCTTATCCCCACCAATCCCAACGTGCCCCCTGCGGGGGAGGAGCTGGATATAACCGCTATAAAGATCCTTCCTCTGGACATAGTGTGGGCAGGGGAGAACAGGGAGAGACTGGTGAAAAGATGGGTGGAAGAGGTAGTTCGGTAA
- a CDS encoding iron ABC transporter permease — MGRGEQGETGEKMGGRGSSVKTAIWAALGVFVVYPLGRLLSSVIIGDDGPSLEPFLSALSQRGTWEALFNSLSLATAVATSGTALGFLFAFGASRLALPRAIKKAMTAITVLPLVSPPFTTAIALTLTLGPGGTVPKLLSLPDMNIYGFIGTWLAELLTYFPLAYLTLRGVLEGSSTDLEEGAMDLGASRWQAFKTVTLPLSIPGLANSFLVLFGLSLADFASPMVMGGHRFPVLTTEAYLRITGMYDLRGGATLALILVAPALAVYLLQRRWTRDRSFVTVTGRDRGSRVFQLGPVGRWSVLLPIGAIAAFILYLYSIIFAGSFVEAWGLDHSLTLENYRYAFTSGMRSIGDTLLLASISTVIGTLLALAVAFSVVDGRSPWMEFTSLLNSVLPGTVVGIAYVSAFNSGPLVLTGTMTVMVSLCVFRYGAPAVRLMMASMAQIDRSIEEAAMDLGASRGKAFRDVMIPLILPSILGGARAIFAVSMTAVSALIFLVSVRWNLLTVRILECITELMFSQAAALSVVLIVLVFAFSALLDRLAQKFSH, encoded by the coding sequence GTGGGCAGGGGAGAACAGGGAGAGACTGGTGAAAAGATGGGTGGAAGAGGTAGTTCGGTAAAAACAGCGATATGGGCGGCTCTGGGGGTTTTCGTGGTCTATCCCCTGGGCCGCCTTCTGTCGTCGGTGATAATAGGCGACGATGGCCCGTCTTTGGAGCCCTTCCTGTCGGCCCTGTCCCAAAGGGGAACCTGGGAAGCACTGTTTAACTCTCTGAGTCTCGCCACCGCCGTGGCGACCTCCGGGACTGCCCTGGGCTTTCTATTCGCCTTCGGGGCATCAAGGTTAGCCCTGCCAAGGGCGATAAAAAAGGCCATGACCGCCATAACGGTGTTGCCTCTGGTTTCCCCGCCCTTCACCACCGCCATAGCTCTGACTCTGACTCTGGGGCCCGGGGGGACCGTGCCTAAGCTGCTTTCCCTGCCGGATATGAATATCTACGGTTTCATCGGGACCTGGCTGGCGGAACTGCTGACCTACTTCCCTCTGGCCTATCTCACCTTGAGAGGGGTGCTCGAGGGCTCCAGCACCGACCTTGAGGAGGGGGCCATGGACCTAGGGGCGAGTCGGTGGCAGGCCTTCAAGACCGTCACCCTTCCTCTGTCCATACCGGGGCTAGCTAACTCCTTTTTGGTGCTCTTCGGTCTCTCTTTGGCGGACTTCGCCTCCCCTATGGTTATGGGAGGACACAGGTTCCCCGTTCTGACCACCGAGGCCTATCTGAGGATAACCGGAATGTACGACCTTAGAGGTGGGGCGACGTTGGCCCTAATACTGGTGGCCCCTGCTCTGGCTGTCTACCTCCTTCAGAGGCGTTGGACCAGGGATAGGAGTTTCGTCACGGTCACAGGCAGAGACAGAGGTTCCAGGGTGTTTCAGCTTGGACCGGTGGGCCGTTGGTCGGTGCTGCTGCCTATCGGGGCCATAGCCGCCTTTATCCTCTACCTCTACAGCATAATATTCGCCGGGTCATTCGTGGAGGCCTGGGGGTTGGACCACAGCCTCACATTGGAGAACTACCGCTACGCTTTTACCTCTGGGATGAGGTCCATCGGGGATACCTTGCTCCTTGCGTCGATCTCAACGGTGATAGGGACCCTGCTAGCTCTGGCGGTGGCCTTCTCCGTCGTGGACGGCCGGTCTCCCTGGATGGAGTTTACGTCACTTCTCAACTCGGTTCTTCCGGGGACTGTGGTAGGCATAGCCTACGTCTCCGCCTTTAACTCGGGACCTTTAGTCCTCACCGGCACCATGACCGTCATGGTGTCCCTGTGCGTCTTTAGGTACGGTGCTCCGGCGGTCAGGCTGATGATGGCCTCAATGGCCCAGATCGACCGTTCCATTGAGGAGGCCGCCATGGACCTCGGGGCCTCAAGGGGCAAGGCCTTTCGGGACGTGATGATCCCTCTGATTTTACCCTCCATACTTGGAGGGGCCAGGGCAATCTTCGCCGTCTCCATGACCGCCGTCAGTGCACTGATATTTTTGGTGTCGGTGCGGTGGAACCTTCTGACCGTCAGGATATTGGAGTGTATCACCGAGCTCATGTTCTCCCAGGCGGCGGCACTGTCGGTGGTCCTGATAGTCTTAGTGTTCGCCTTCTCCGCCCTGCTGGACCGGTTGGCCCAAAAGTTCTCCCACTAG